The Thermodesulfobacteriota bacterium sequence GTCGTCAAGGGCGCGGACCTCACCGAGGACGAGATGATGCGCGTGATGAACGAGATAATGGGCGGCGAGGCGAGCCCCGCGCAGATTGCGTCCTTCATAACCGCCTTGAGGATGAAGGGCGAGACCTGCGAGGAGATAACAGGGGCCGCAAAGGTGATGCGGGAGAAGTCGGCGCCGGTGGCAGTCCCGCCGGGAGAGGTCGTGGACACCTGCGGCACGGGCGGGGACGAGTCCATGACGTTCAACATCTCGACCTGCGCGGCGTTTGTTGTGGCAGGCTGCGCCGTAACCGTCGCCAAGCACGGCAACCGCTCGGTCTCGTCCAAGAGCGGCTCGGCCGACGTCCTGAGGGCCCTGGGGGTCAATATAGAGGTCGAGGTGACACGGGTGGAGGAGTGCCTCCGGGAAGTCGGTATAGGCTTTCTCTTCGCCCCTATGCTCCACCCCGCGATGAAGCACGCAGCACCGGTAAGGCGGGAGATCGGCATAAGGACCATATTTAACATCCTCGGCCCTCTCACCAACCCGGCGGGCGCGAAGTGTCAGGTGCTCGGCGTCTACGACCCGATGCTCACCGACATGCTGGCCAAGGTGCTCGCCAACCTCGGCTCCACCCATGCCTTCGTCGTACGCGGCGAGGACGGCCTCGACGAGATAACGCTAACCGGAGAGACCAGGGTAAGCGAGCTAAAGGACGGCATGGTCGAGACCTACCACGTAAGTCCGGAGGAGTTCGGAGTCGAGAGATGCTCCCCCGACGAGCTCAAGGGAGGAGATCCGGAGGAGAACGCGGCCATCATACTCGATATACTCAAGGGCAAGAAAGGTCCGCAGAGGGACGTGGTCCTTATAAATGCCGCCCCGGCCATAGTTGCGGCAGGTAAGGCGAGCTCTCTCGAAGAGGGGATAGCAATCGCGCACGGCTCGGTGGACTCGGGCGAGGCGTTAAAGAAGCTCGAAGGCCTCAAAGAGGTAACCAACAGATGATACTCGACGAGATACTAAGGGATAAGAGGGCCGAGCTATCTTCCCTGATAAGCGGACACGGCGTCGAGTCGCTGCCCGAGGAGTTGAAGCAGAAGGTCGAGAGCCCGCAGCCGGTGAGGGACTTTTACGCGGCCATGAAGGGCGAGGGGGTGAGGGTGATCGCCGAGGTCAAGAAGGCCTCGCCGTCCAAGGGGGTCATAAGGGAGGAGTTCGACCCTGTTGCGATAGCCAGGGCCTACGAGCAGAGCGGGGCCGCCGCCATATCGGTCTTGACCGAGGGAAAATACTTCATGGGGAGCATCGCGGACCTCATACGGGTAAAGGAAGCGGTAAAAGTGCCGGTCCTGAGGAAGGACTTTATCTTCGACGACTATCAGGTCATGGAATCCAAGGCCATTGGCGCGGACTGCATACTCCTTATAGCAGCCATCCTCGAGGAGGACCGGTTGAAGGAACTCCTCACGTTGACCCACTTAATGGGCATGTCCGCCATAGTGGAGGTCCACGCCGAGGACGAGCTCTACCGTGCCGTCGGGTCCGGCGCGAGGCTCATAGGCATAAACAACCGCGACCTCCAGAGTTTTAAGACCGACATCGAGACCACCAAAAGGCTCGCCCGGTTTGTCCCGAAGGACAGGGTGGTGATAAGCGAGAGCGGCATAAATTCGGCCGAGGACATACGCGTATTGACCGAGGCCGGGGCCGGGGCGTTCCTCGTGGGAGAGGCGCTCTTGAGGGAACAGGACGTCGGGGGAAAACTGCGGGAGCTTGCCGGAATTGCCTAAGGTCAAGATATGCGGCATAACCGACCCGGATGACGCGCTCCACGCCGCCGACTGCGGCGCCGATGCCCTGGGCTTCATCTTCTGGAAGGGGAGTCCGAGATATGTCGAGCCGGCCGTTGCCGCTCGGATAGTCGGCGACCTCCCGCCCTTCGTAACGACAGTCGGGGTCTTCGTAAACGAGGCCCCAGGCGAGATAAGGCGGGTAAGGGGGGAGGTGGGGCTGGACGTGGTTCAGCTCCACGGCGAGGAGACGCCGGAGTTATGCGGCTCGCTCGGCGGAAGGGTCATAAAGGCCTTCCGTATAAAAGAGGGTAAGGACGTGGAGGCCGCCAAGGCCTACCGCGCTTCGGCATATCTGCTCGATACCTTTAAAGACGGGGTACAGGGAGGCACCGGGGAGACCTTCGACTGGGACGCGGCGGTCGAGGCGAAGAAGTTCGGGAGGGTCATACTCTCGGGAGGGCTTACCCCGGATAACGTGGCGGATGCGATAAGGCACGTACGGCCCTACGCGGTGGACGTCGGCTCCGGGGTGGAGAAGGGGCCGGGTAGGAAGGACCGCGACAAAGTTTCGAAGTTCATAGAAGAGGTGAAGAAGGCGTGAGAGTGAAAAAGATGCCCGACAGCAGAGGACACTTCGGCGAGTACGGGGGGAGGTATATCTCCGAGACCCTTATGCCCGCCGTGATCGAGCTCGAAAAGGCCTACTCGAAGTTCAAGAACGATAAGGCTTTTAAGGCCGAGTTCGACCGCTATCTTAAGGAGTACGCCGGAAGGCCCACCGCCCTCTACTTTGCCGAGAGGCTGACCGAGAAGGCCGGGGGCGCCAGGATATACCTTAAGCGGGAGGACCTGTGCCACACCGGCGCGCACAAGATAAACAACACCATCGGGCAGGTGCTGCTGGCGAGGAGGATGGGCAAGAAGCGCATCATAGCCGAGACCGGGGCGGGCCAGCACGGCGTGGCAACGGCCACCGTGGCCGCCATGTTCGGGCTCCCATGCGAGATATACATGGGAGAAGAGGATATCGAGCGCCAGAAACCGAACGTCTTCAGGATGAAGCTCCTCGGCGCTAAGGTCAACCCGGTCTCCTCGGGGAGCCGCACCCTGAAGGACGCCATGAACGAGGCGCTCCGCGACTGGGTCACGAACGTCTACAACACCTTTTATATAATCGGGAGCGTGGCAGGGCCGCACCCCTACCCGGTCATGGTGAGGGACTTTCAGTCCGTTATCGGGAAGGAGACAAGGCGCGAGATATTGAAGAGAGAGGGCAGGCTGCCGGACCTCCTCGTTGCGTGCGTCGGCGGGGGCAGCAACGCCATGGGCCTCTTCCATCCTTTCTTAAGCGATAAGAAGGTAAAGATGGCGGGGGTCGAGGCAGGCGGGCTCGGGCTTCGGACGGGCAGGCACGCCGCCAGCATCTGCGGCGGCAAGGTCGGCGTGCTCCACGGGAGCAAGAGCTACCTGCTGCAGGACCGCTTCGGCCAGATAAAGCATACCCATTCGGTCTCCGCGGGGCTCGACTACCCGGGCGTCGGTCCGGAGCACTCGTTCCTCCATGACTCCGGCAGGGTCGACTATACGACCGTTACCGACGGCGAGGCCTTAAAGGCCTTCGAACTGCTTTCCCGCATTGAGGGAATAATACCGGCACTTGAGAGTTCGCACGCCGTCGCCTACGGTATGAAGGCGGCAGGGAAGCTAAGGCGCGGCGCCATAGTAATAGTAAACCTTTCGGGCAGGGGAGACAAGGACCTCGATACCGCGTCGAAGGCGCTGGGGCACGAGCTATGAAAAAAGGCGAACACAGGCTTAAAAGGGTCTTTCAGGAACTCAAGAGCCGCGGCGAGAAGGCATTAGTCGTCTTCATAACGGCCGGGGACCCGGACCTCCGCACGACGAAGAAGATACTCGTCGAGATAGAGCGCGGCGGCGCGGATATAATAGAGCTCGGCATCCCGTTCTCCGACCCCATGGCCGACGGCCCCACCATACAGGCCTCTTCCGAGAGGGCGATAAAGCGCGGTACCACGCTCGGCTCGGTCCTCGACCTCGTAAGGGACGTAAGGAAGAGGAGCGAGATACCGATAG is a genomic window containing:
- the trpD gene encoding anthranilate phosphoribosyltransferase, which translates into the protein MIKEAISKVVKGADLTEDEMMRVMNEIMGGEASPAQIASFITALRMKGETCEEITGAAKVMREKSAPVAVPPGEVVDTCGTGGDESMTFNISTCAAFVVAGCAVTVAKHGNRSVSSKSGSADVLRALGVNIEVEVTRVEECLREVGIGFLFAPMLHPAMKHAAPVRREIGIRTIFNILGPLTNPAGAKCQVLGVYDPMLTDMLAKVLANLGSTHAFVVRGEDGLDEITLTGETRVSELKDGMVETYHVSPEEFGVERCSPDELKGGDPEENAAIILDILKGKKGPQRDVVLINAAPAIVAAGKASSLEEGIAIAHGSVDSGEALKKLEGLKEVTNR
- the trpC gene encoding indole-3-glycerol phosphate synthase TrpC yields the protein MILDEILRDKRAELSSLISGHGVESLPEELKQKVESPQPVRDFYAAMKGEGVRVIAEVKKASPSKGVIREEFDPVAIARAYEQSGAAAISVLTEGKYFMGSIADLIRVKEAVKVPVLRKDFIFDDYQVMESKAIGADCILLIAAILEEDRLKELLTLTHLMGMSAIVEVHAEDELYRAVGSGARLIGINNRDLQSFKTDIETTKRLARFVPKDRVVISESGINSAEDIRVLTEAGAGAFLVGEALLREQDVGGKLRELAGIA
- a CDS encoding phosphoribosylanthranilate isomerase gives rise to the protein MPKVKICGITDPDDALHAADCGADALGFIFWKGSPRYVEPAVAARIVGDLPPFVTTVGVFVNEAPGEIRRVRGEVGLDVVQLHGEETPELCGSLGGRVIKAFRIKEGKDVEAAKAYRASAYLLDTFKDGVQGGTGETFDWDAAVEAKKFGRVILSGGLTPDNVADAIRHVRPYAVDVGSGVEKGPGRKDRDKVSKFIEEVKKA
- the trpB gene encoding tryptophan synthase subunit beta translates to MPDSRGHFGEYGGRYISETLMPAVIELEKAYSKFKNDKAFKAEFDRYLKEYAGRPTALYFAERLTEKAGGARIYLKREDLCHTGAHKINNTIGQVLLARRMGKKRIIAETGAGQHGVATATVAAMFGLPCEIYMGEEDIERQKPNVFRMKLLGAKVNPVSSGSRTLKDAMNEALRDWVTNVYNTFYIIGSVAGPHPYPVMVRDFQSVIGKETRREILKREGRLPDLLVACVGGGSNAMGLFHPFLSDKKVKMAGVEAGGLGLRTGRHAASICGGKVGVLHGSKSYLLQDRFGQIKHTHSVSAGLDYPGVGPEHSFLHDSGRVDYTTVTDGEALKAFELLSRIEGIIPALESSHAVAYGMKAAGKLRRGAIVIVNLSGRGDKDLDTASKALGHEL
- the trpA gene encoding tryptophan synthase subunit alpha; this encodes MKKGEHRLKRVFQELKSRGEKALVVFITAGDPDLRTTKKILVEIERGGADIIELGIPFSDPMADGPTIQASSERAIKRGTTLGSVLDLVRDVRKRSEIPIVLFGYYNPIFAFGPRRFAREARRAGVDGVLVVDLPPEEAGELKTELDKVGIDLIYLLTPTSDAGR